Below is a window of Enterococcus gilvus ATCC BAA-350 DNA.
TTTTGATTATTCAAACGGGGATCTCATTGTAGATCCTCGTTTTTTTGTGCCTATTTTTAGTCAACATGATTGTTGTTTTATAGAAGGTTTTAATAAGAATGATTATTTATTGAGACCTATAAATAAAGAATCCTGTTTATTAAAAAGGGTTCGGTTGAATGAAACGATATAACGATTGTTTTTTTACATACGACGAATTTCCAATACTTATTTTATTGATTTTTTTTAATAATAAAGGGTTCGTTTTCTCGTTCGGATAGCGGTATGATTTTTGAAAGAAAACGATTGTTGAAAGGAAGTTTAAGCGCATGAAGGAGAAATCACTGATCAAACCATTAACACCACGTCAACTTTTTGGGATCAAAAAAGAAAATCTGGAGCGGAAGGTCATAGACTATTATGAAGCGACGCAGGATGCTGCTTCGGTAGTTGAGTACGCCGTAGCGATACTAGTGCGGAATGCGATGGTTGTTAGTGATTTTACAGGGTTTTTCCAGGCGCTGATCGTTGGTATTTTTATGAACGCTGAGCCAAGCGAAGAATTACGGAAGCACTGTGTTTATTTTAAAGATTATTTCAAAAGTGGGGACTGGGAGCAAGTCATTCGCCGCTTATTTGGTAATAAAAAGAACTTTCATCAGTTTACTAAGACGACACGTATTTATGCACAACGGTTGAAGGCACCTAGAGATGGAAAGCGTAAGTATCTGGATTTGCAGTTGCGGATGGTCGCTATTTTTGAGGATGCTTCTGGGAAAAGGCACACGCTGACCATTCGAGACGCCGAAGAGATGATCACCAGGTCGGAAGCGGAAGGAATATTAGAGATTCTGACAACGCTGAGTGTTTTTAAAATGAAAGGTGTTCGTCGATTTGCTAAATTCGTGAAAGTTTCTCGGCCGGGAACAACAGACACGTTTGACGATGAACAGATTGAAGCAGCTTCAGCGATCGAAGAAGATACTAGAGAACTACGAACGATCGAAATCATTGCACAGTCATCAGTTGATTTGACCGATTTGACCGAGGAAGAGACATTGAAGTTGGTTCGTGGCGGCCACCCTGATATTACCGATTTAGCAGGCATTCAAGTGGTATTCAGGCAAGAGGAACAAGAATCCATGGTCGAGGAAGATACGGTGTTTGAGCCCAAAGTACAAGCAATAGAAGAAATCAGGTCCGACCCGCAAGAAAAAGGGAAGCGACGGCGACCGCTGACCGCGAAGCAAGCCTATGTCCAAGGATTACTCCAGACATTCTGAAAACGAACGACCAGCCAGCGGGAATAATCAAAAAATTCGAGTGACGATGGTCACTCGAAGGGGATACCGTATTTATTGTAGAACTTCGATCATCACGTCTGTTTGGTCAGCAGGAACGTTTCCAGCGTAATTTGGTGTAGCCAAGGAGAGTCCGCCATTGGCATTGTGGAATAAATAAAGGGTGCCTGATTGGTTATTCGCATTCGTCGAACCAGACAATTGACTTCCGATAGTTAGTCTCGTGCTGACATTGACTGTACGAATCACATTTGTATTGGCAGAAAAAAGGCGAACAGGGCGAACAGGAACATTTTCCATCGTGAAATTATACACCGCTTGCGTGGCTGTATTGACGTTGAAGGTGAGTTGATTGGTCGTCGTATTGATATTTATTGAATCGGGTACGTTCATGCCATTAAAGTAAAATGTCGCATACCCGCCAAATTCACTACTTGAGACGGTATCCGCGAGGGCATCTTCTGAAGATGTCGTTTGAGTCGTACTGTTTTCTGTACTATTTGTTGGTGACTCACTTGTTTGAGCGCCGCTTGAAGAATTATCGGTAGGGCGTAGTGAGCTTTCTGTCGTTGCATCCCCGCTGCTTGAAGCTTCCGAGGATTCTCCGTTGGGCGAATCACTACCGCAGCCAGACATCAGTACGAGGACGAAGAAACTTAGAACTAAAATTTTTTTCAAAATCAATCCCCCTTTCGTATTTGATTATAGCAAAAAAACGCCACTTTGTAATCGTTTGCACATTTCTCGAGGTTTTAACAAGAAAAGGAAGGTGTCTTTCTGTCAAACGATCTTTTTCCTGAGCAATATCATTGAATCGGCTAATGATAACGCGTAGACTGTTAGTCAAGAAGAAGAAAAGGACTGATGAATGTTGAAAAAAATGTATGAAACAGCAATGATCAATCATGGCGGACGTACTGGGGATGTTCAAGCACCAAACGGCAGCATGAAAATGAAAATCGAGCCACCTTCTATTCACGCGGAAGGAACAAATCCGGAACAATTATTCGCAGCAGGCTATGCCTCATGTTTTAATGGCGCCGTGCATCACATGTTGAAAGAGCACAAGATCGAATCTGATGCAGAAGTAAAAGCACGCGTGTCGTTGTATCAACTAGACGATGGCGGATACCAAATTGGTGTGATCTTAGAAACGTCATTGCCAGGTGTTGAAAAAGAAGAAGCATTGAAGATCGTGGAAGAAGCCCACGAATTTTGTCCATATTCAAAAGCTACACGAGGAAATATCGATGTAGAAGTCGAATTGGTCTAATGATGAAACCCTCCGAATCTTCGGAGGGTTTTTCTTTCATTTATTTTTCAATCCTGAATGAAAGAGAATGAAAGGATTTTAGGTTGCACAAAATAACAATCTTTATCTAGAAGAAAAGTTCTTTCAAATAGAGAAAAAGAGAGGAAAATAAGACGTGTTATCTATTCGCTTTACAAAAGTTGAGAAATTAAATAAACTAAACTCTCAATTATTTGTGAAGGAAGTGCAATAAAAATGAAAAAATATTTGGCAGAATTTCTAGGTACCTTTATGCTTGTTTTTTTAGGAACTGGTACAGTAGTTGTTGCTAAAGGTGGTACGTTAACGATTGGATTAGCATTCGGTTTAGCGATCACGATCATGGCGTATGCAGTGGGAGGAATCTCTGGAGGAAACTTTAACCCAGGTGTCTCAGTGGCAATGATGATCAATAAACGTTTGACCGTGAAGGATGGCATTTTTTATATTATCGCCCAAGCATTAGGCGCAATCGTTGCTTCAGCAATTTTATATGTGTATGTTCACGCGTTAAACTTACCTAGCGATGGTTTTGGACAAACAGATTTTCCAAACATCTCTGCTGCACAAGCATTTGGTGTAGAAACATTGATCACGTTCTTGTTCGTATTCGTCATTTTGATGGTAACGAGCGAAAAATACGGGAATGCACAAATGGCCCCATTGGCAATCGGGATCACTTTAGCATTCTTGATCATCGTCGCTCTTAACTTAACAGGCGGATCATTGAATGCTGCCCGCAGCTTAGGTCCTGCGATCTTTGCTGGCGGCAGTGCGCTGTCTCATTATTGGGTCTATCTAATAGCTCCAACTTTAGGTGCTGCAATTGCTGCATTTGTTGCGAAATTCATGGGCAGCGAAGAAAAATAATTTCTTGTAAGAGGCGATCGTTTGAATCGTCTCTTTTTTTTTATCTCATGAATGGTGAAAAGAAAAAAGCAGAATTCAACATTCTGCTTCAAGGAAAAATTTTGTGGGATTAAAGAATCTTTTCGATTTTTAAGCGATGGTAAACAAAATAACCGACAACGAATAGATAGGCGATGACCAGAGGAATGATCACGTTGAAGGAAACACCCATCAATGCGAAGGTTAATAACAACGCTGAGTAAATATAAATCATTAAATCAAAGCCCTTCGCTTTTGCCATATTCTCGATCATCATATTGCGTTCGTCCTTTGAATTGATTTTTTCTTTTTTCGCTAGCAAGGGATCTTTTTCCAGCGCCTTTTTGTTAACGAATGCAGCAATCCCATTGCCGAACAAGCCACTGCCGATTCCGATACATAAATAAGGAAGAGTCCTCATGATGTGTTGTGGTTCGTCAATCGTTCGAATCAAATAGAGGCCTGCAAAGATCGACAGCAGGCCAAGCAAGGCAACAGCCAAGTTTTTTGTTTTTCTCATTATTTTTCCTCCTCATAAATGAAAATATCTTCGATGGTCACATCAAAATAGTGTGCAATTTTAAATGCCAATAGAATAGAAGGGTTGTAGCGTTCGTTTTCTAACGAGCCGATTGTCTGACGAGAAACTTCTAAAGCTGCGGCTAAGTCTTCCTGCTTGATTCCCTTTTCTTTACGGATTTCCTCTAAACGATTTTTCATCTGTATACTCCTTACGGAAAGTGTGCTTTACATTATCAGTATAAAGCATTATCTCCATTATGTAAAGCTAGCTTTCCATAATGGTGCTTTAAGCAACAAAAAAGCCGAATCAATTTGTTAAAATTGATTCGACAGGTGTGACTAGATCTGATCGGTTGCTGTATCCACTTGTTTTTTACGATAACTCAAAAGGATCGCTAGATAAATACATGCAGTAAAGAGTGTGACCCCCACAGGATTGTTTATCAAGATTCCTACGAAGATCAATCCTAAAACGAGAATGACCAATCCGCTGAAAAAGCGTTCCGTGCGTGTGCCTTTCTTCAAGGCTAATACAAAGGCTGCCACGCTGATCAGCATCCACGTTAACAGTACAGAGTAAGACAATGAGCCGACTAAATAATTGAATAGCTTGTCTCCTAAGAAATAAGAGAGGATGACGCCAAGATAAAGTGTTCCTGTACAAAATAATACGGTCCGCTGCGGTACTTGGTGCTTATTCAGTACGGCTAATTTTGAAGTAAAACCTGAATGATCTTTTACCCGGAAGTAAAGCGTTCTTGAAGAAGCATAGACGCCTGAATTAATTGAAGAAAACAGTGCCAGTACGATGACGAAGTTTACGATATCAGTAGCAAATGGAATATGCATCTTTTGGAAGACCATCACGAATGGGCTTGCAGTCGTTGCAGCCAGTGTATCCCAACGGTAAATAATCAATAGGAGAATCATTGGTACGATATAAAAAGAGATGATCCGTCCCATGACACCTTTGATCGCTTTGGGGATCGCTGTCTTAGGATCTTCCGTTTCACTGACAGTGATGGCGATCAATTCAGAACCGCCGTAAGAATAGATCACAACCAGCAGTGAGTTCACGAGACCTTTTAATCCATGCGGAGCAAAGCCGCCGTGGCTGTTCATACGTGAGACAGTATCGACCAGTCCGATATTCCATACTTCGTGCCCGACGAGATAAACTCCGAAAACAATCAATAGAATAATGACGGCAATTTTGATAAAGGCTAACCAATATTCTGTTTCAGCGAATAAGCGCACAGAGTATAGGTTGATCAAAGTCGTCAGCAGCGCCAGAATCAGCACAAAGATCCATGAAGGAACATGTGGGAACCATAATTGCATAAAACTCGCGGCAGCTACGGCTTCGGCGATAATATTGACCATCCATAAGGACCAATACAGCCAATCGATAAAGTCTGCGGTGCGGTCGCCGAGGAAGGGCTTGATAATACCGGATAAGCCTTGGACATTGTCGCTGCTTAAGACCAAACGTCCCAAACCATTCATGACAATGAAGAGGACCAGGCCGCCTAGCAGAAACGCCAGAATAACGGAAGGACCAGCAATGCCGATTGCTTCGCCGCTTCCTTTGAATAGCCCAGCGCCGATCGCTCCCCCTAGTGCCAACATCATAATGTGGCGAGAAGTCATTTGCTTCTGTAATTTATTTTCCATAAAGATGCCTCATTTCTAAAATTAACAGAATCGTTTGTAGATTCAAAAGATTCTGATAAATATCTGACTATAATACCAAAATATTCTGACAATTCCATTTTCATGAAAATAATTTCATTTAATTTTCATTGTACTGTTCAAAAAAGCACGTCTTAGTTATTTTATAAAGCAATTTATCCGATTTATGAACAAAAACGGACTTAAAACAATTTTTGTTAAATCGTTGCATTGAAAATCGTGATTTACTGATAAAAGAGGATTTTTTCCGTCAGATTTTTCCTCACTCAAGAAATTTTTGAAGTAAGGCGATAAAAAGTCGAAAAACCTGTTGTATCAAGACTTTTTTAGATGTTTGGCTGAAATGGACATGAGATTTTGAGCAGATTGATAGGAAAAAATGAAGATTATTTGTAACATGATAATGTAATTATTATCTATAGAAAGAGGGAGAACAGAATGGGTTGGTTATGGACATTAATCATCGGAGCACTTATTGGTGTTATTGCAGGAGCAATTACTAAAAAGGGCGGTTCTATGGGCTGGATAGCTAATATTGTCGCTGGTTTGGTAGGTTCGGCCATTGGTCAAGCACTATTCGGCACTTGGGGCCCTAGCTTAGCAGGTATGGCTTTAGTTCCTTCTATTATTGGCGCTGTGATTGTTGTTGCAGTCGTTTCATTCTTTATTGGAAAAAAATAGCTATCATTCCTAATAAAAAAAGCGCCTAGGCGCTTTTTTTATTTTGCATTCAATAATTCTTCTTTTCCGTGGATCAATTGCGTCAAGAAAGCACAGTACGGCGTAGAAATCTGATACATTTTTCCTTTTTGCCAAACAGCACCGTTGATATAATCGATTTCTGTTTTACGGTGATTGCGAATCAAGTCTTGGTACATTGAAGGAAAATGCAATCCCTGCGTTTTGACATCATAGGTAGCTTCGATCGCTTGAATGACTTGCTCCTGATCAAGATCGATCCCTTCGGCTGAAGCAACTGCGGCAAATTCGCCCACGATTGTTTCGATGATTCCTCTGGCAACACTCATGGAACCAAAATCAGCGATGTTGCAATCCAAGATCGTACATAAGCCATTCAGTGTTCCATTGATACAAGCCTTCTTCCAGATCGAGTAACGAACATTGTTACTATAGATAGGATTCAATCCAGCATTTTGAAAGACTTCTAATACCTCTAGCGTGAAGGCTTTGCCCTTCGGCTCCAGATTTTCCATTTCGATACTTCCGCTTCCCACCAGCTTTGCATGTCCGGGACCAGACAGTCCGGCCGTCCAAGTAGTGGTACCGAAGATAATATTTTCTCTCGGTACGAATTTCGACAAAGTCTCTTCATGGCCTAACCCATTTAATAAACAAAAGACGAAAGTCTCTTTCCCGATGATCGGCTGAATATCCTGAAACATTGCCTCTAGCTGCATGGATTTTGTCAATGCAACGACTAAATCAACGTTTGCGTGATCCTCTACGATTTCTTCTGGTGAATATATCGGCAGGTGAGCGACTACTTCGTGATCTTCAAACTCACCAATCAATCCATTTTCGCGAATGGCCTTAATATGGTCCGGCCAGCGATCAATCAATATCACTTCATTGCCTGTTTGATGGAGCATCAACCCGATGCGACTCCCCATTGCACCCGCTCCAGCAATTGCGATTTTCATATCAATGATTCCCCTTTCAAGTTCCATTGACCAGTATACCTAAAAAGAAGAAAAAAAGCGGAATGTCTGCTCATAAAATAAGAAATGATATTTCATAAAAAATAAAAATATATGAAATAGTATTGCAATCATCGACAATAGAAGTTATAATCAGCTCGTAATGTTGAAATGGTTTTCATTAACAAGGTGCTGCTTTTGATCGAATGATCGATCGAATTGGTACAGGTGAGGAATCATTTCGTGGCTTTTACATTAAAAAATAATTCTAACGCTGGCAAGCAGAGTGATGAAAGCAACAAACGTTCCTTTAAGTCGGTCAGGCAATCAATCGCTAAAGGCTTTTATGTTCAGCAAATAAGTCATTGGTATGACCCGAACTATTTTTCTAACTATGTCAAAGAAGGAGGAAGCAAATGTTTGGTTTTTCGATATTCCTAAATGAAGAGTTATCAAAGGAAACAACAAGTTACATTGCAGAAATGGCCCAAAATGGGTTTACTGGTATATTCACTTCGTTACATATCCCGGAAGACGATGCAGCACAGTATCGTAAGCGCTTGACGGATCTTGGCGCGATCGCAAAAAAATACGACTTGGAACTAATGGTCGATATTTCAGGTGACGCTTTGAAACGTGCCGGCTTTTCTTTTGATCG
It encodes the following:
- a CDS encoding 2-dehydropantoate 2-reductase — its product is MKIAIAGAGAMGSRIGLMLHQTGNEVILIDRWPDHIKAIRENGLIGEFEDHEVVAHLPIYSPEEIVEDHANVDLVVALTKSMQLEAMFQDIQPIIGKETFVFCLLNGLGHEETLSKFVPRENIIFGTTTWTAGLSGPGHAKLVGSGSIEMENLEPKGKAFTLEVLEVFQNAGLNPIYSNNVRYSIWKKACINGTLNGLCTILDCNIADFGSMSVARGIIETIVGEFAAVASAEGIDLDQEQVIQAIEATYDVKTQGLHFPSMYQDLIRNHRKTEIDYINGAVWQKGKMYQISTPYCAFLTQLIHGKEELLNAK
- a CDS encoding organic hydroperoxide resistance protein, encoding MKKMYETAMINHGGRTGDVQAPNGSMKMKIEPPSIHAEGTNPEQLFAAGYASCFNGAVHHMLKEHKIESDAEVKARVSLYQLDDGGYQIGVILETSLPGVEKEEALKIVEEAHEFCPYSKATRGNIDVEVELV
- a CDS encoding DUF6442 family protein codes for the protein MRKTKNLAVALLGLLSIFAGLYLIRTIDEPQHIMRTLPYLCIGIGSGLFGNGIAAFVNKKALEKDPLLAKKEKINSKDERNMMIENMAKAKGFDLMIYIYSALLLTFALMGVSFNVIIPLVIAYLFVVGYFVYHRLKIEKIL
- a CDS encoding GlsB/YeaQ/YmgE family stress response membrane protein gives rise to the protein MGWLWTLIIGALIGVIAGAITKKGGSMGWIANIVAGLVGSAIGQALFGTWGPSLAGMALVPSIIGAVIVVAVVSFFIGKK
- a CDS encoding helix-turn-helix transcriptional regulator is translated as MKNRLEEIRKEKGIKQEDLAAALEVSRQTIGSLENERYNPSILLAFKIAHYFDVTIEDIFIYEEEK
- a CDS encoding amino acid permease encodes the protein MENKLQKQMTSRHIMMLALGGAIGAGLFKGSGEAIGIAGPSVILAFLLGGLVLFIVMNGLGRLVLSSDNVQGLSGIIKPFLGDRTADFIDWLYWSLWMVNIIAEAVAAASFMQLWFPHVPSWIFVLILALLTTLINLYSVRLFAETEYWLAFIKIAVIILLIVFGVYLVGHEVWNIGLVDTVSRMNSHGGFAPHGLKGLVNSLLVVIYSYGGSELIAITVSETEDPKTAIPKAIKGVMGRIISFYIVPMILLLIIYRWDTLAATTASPFVMVFQKMHIPFATDIVNFVIVLALFSSINSGVYASSRTLYFRVKDHSGFTSKLAVLNKHQVPQRTVLFCTGTLYLGVILSYFLGDKLFNYLVGSLSYSVLLTWMLISVAAFVLALKKGTRTERFFSGLVILVLGLIFVGILINNPVGVTLFTACIYLAILLSYRKKQVDTATDQI
- a CDS encoding MIP/aquaporin family protein, yielding MKKYLAEFLGTFMLVFLGTGTVVVAKGGTLTIGLAFGLAITIMAYAVGGISGGNFNPGVSVAMMINKRLTVKDGIFYIIAQALGAIVASAILYVYVHALNLPSDGFGQTDFPNISAAQAFGVETLITFLFVFVILMVTSEKYGNAQMAPLAIGITLAFLIIVALNLTGGSLNAARSLGPAIFAGGSALSHYWVYLIAPTLGAAIAAFVAKFMGSEEK